A single genomic interval of Sebastes umbrosus isolate fSebUmb1 chromosome 11, fSebUmb1.pri, whole genome shotgun sequence harbors:
- the setd2 gene encoding histone-lysine N-methyltransferase SETD2 isoform X3, producing MLSNHLLPKGTKMKVNLEDQGRQKVSFSFAPTKKTLQSPFFIPASPEKEKSVAELIAASSQSPSDKEGQNTNSKTEQNQTPVVQTSIAETPSPTPVSSASKPKIDLPKMHFKKQILSVSVTEENPTSVVQEEPHSPELQVLQKPPSVTEFPTPQPQNIVSVCPSENAHIESPETRVTPSLKPPASSGKDAESSSSAEQDSKVDRRKTRSHSDSAPPGSESDGDSGKMSSSRKSDDSKSRRNSDSRSKEVKKSSSSSHVEEKEKSSSKWSENHERSSSYSKSDRDSRYTTSRSSRSDKDRRRSRSRSRSRSRGSRTSSSHSRSERSRGDRGSRSDRSYYHDSDRRSHRSSPRRERRRSRSRTDRTRDSSDSEDDHRKTRTRTSDSSRLPAHSSSHKESKSSSYSKSERACKSAESPHSSELDKRTQSSKSERISKRLSDSDSQRKCSPDPDSNYRKSSSYQRSETNSKSSSSSMHTHSQTYEKRQKSSSSDSEADHKGKSQASDKNSGLEENCKNSLKKTSRPDLKPMTPSRCSVKTSGHDRQSIDIFHSPGKAPSCTNTTESCSPSEKEKCDSQPGEVEHSSQDFKETVSCTDKSLQESPPTKSKETKSDLELETSAITSSESLNAHTALENFTDVKDSLPSNNQPHVNSNVAVLNSCSSNDSIMCSQDMEVVDCSPGPKSLLDTADIPVTHDVQQNTKPEIVQVLTVDKPSGTSLPLISDSSCLESEGQLTLEKQNGDTVHKRSSTTKKSRWDIVGQDTPESDNLQKTLCTESKPTVKTVISVKKIEFSKDNSQQDSDIKDTIQQEAETHSILVKQTEISKQEVGSDSTSVADKCKDQSEPSRASTSIDHCDLKLSVSQKANTDEPLHVNDASQADKATKMQSWNGDDHDEKSKGSAHKSKLSKRTLLNQDALGEQSEVSDSDNSEYDSDCGEAIKRLHSVVVVPKNSTLMDTHDMGASPRRLMNSSELQNVIMDGVPNQGPQQRQGSPSAFVETSAVVNDSSHSSTLCQSQSNMIDSTSHSEGSSSISAQPYVAAHSGAHGSATDPAHSLDNSRQCEQGHKQHNVSSRGERMYSHYQQDDFSNADNINENNVFSLGWDFSQPEQQPSSTYQQPDSSHGPPIPNTKLIETSPEGQEHRQSNATWNHQSPNTQTSRQPYLHVHERYQDLAGEIHPDSLTNDHDDYSGEKLSDLSQTAVECSGLNTPGSSSFVQGHEISSNSRGPAVPDPPREDSFRPHRGRGPPKKRRPEIESDSDNEAEAGPTGKRERHGDADVSKETHVKAEVQRPTLNLRDFRDSHKWKEFSRSKKMPPYFDLIEENMYLTERKKSKSHRDIKRMQCECPVLPREERSRGVLACGEDCLNRLLMIECSSRCLNGAYCSNRRFQMKQHADFEVILTEDKGWGLRAARELSANTFVLEYCGEVLDHKEFKTRVKEYARNKNIHYYFMSLKNNEIIDATLKGNCSRFMNHSCEPNCETQKWTVNGQLRVGFFTSKAVTAGTELTFDYQFQRYGKEAQKCFCGAASCRGFLGGENRVSVRAAGGKMKKDRSRKSALTTVDEELEALLENGEGLYDEKQVVSLCRLMVRVETMEQKLICLKLIQDTQNPSCLKQFLDHHGLSLLWLFMVELSEAKGNSANNIKLQLQIMKTLAVLPISTKNMLEESRVLTFIQRWAQTKTLPHPTEMDGYSSENTSRAQTPLNTPDGSSTKLGPELDGDTSKPAVYRRLKIISENSLDSALSDASKASDGKEEEEEDDDEEEDESSHDSKQLKAEPVCEAADPVCEAADPTKGTMEESVKEEVRVEGEKEEETGMSSSSQHQPQTEEVKENMELDLEKDTEVKEDTSEAHTDELVVPKEPSEEQESGEEQTSQAVTEKAEPEGDQPAVEVLEPESQCIQTDVADVPPEPPSENMEAQEETQEAEKPPGSEAQPGESTTDATPSSETPEASMPTEVTATPVDPSVIGTPSQDEEEGVSDVESERSQEPQLNSLDISGMAARLLDSWKDLKEVYRIPKKSQVEKEANDRSRDRDTALTPRTTSGSREREREREKERERDRDRDYDRDRDRDWDRERERDRDRERDRDRDRDRDRDRDRDRDRDRERDRDRDRDRDRGSDKTPQRSSERRRRRSASPSSYERSSRRTEERFESSNSSKTRGASGKERNKLSTEERRKLFEQEVAQREAQKQQQLQQQQQQQLQTMAYDPALAYASSPGFITYPPGYPIQTFVDPTNPNAGKVLLPTPAVEPVLNYEETPLISDMALSSPSSTSQATPVSNLSQHIATPDLTAGNPQQYAQPAVATQDTGVAVLSVPAQVAPQVQGQQSYTTLWDPTTQQAVTVQTQPAQQYATAPPPPQTQTAIYYQGQPCQTIYSIPTAYPQANTPVIQAYTEPTASYLHGQPVYPGHQQGVVVQQGGTVTTIVTSQTVQQEMIVPNNVIDLPPPSPPKPKTIVLPPLWKVARDPEGKIYYYHIGTRQTQWDPPTWDGCSDNTSVDHESEMDLGTPTYDENPSKFSTKTAEADTSSELAKRSKETFRKEMSQFIVTCLNPYRKPDCKLGRISNTEDFKHLARKLTHGVMNKELKACNNPEDLECNENVKHKTKEYIKKYMQRFGTVYRPKEDTEVY from the exons ATGCTGTCCAACCATCTCTTGCCTAAAGGGACCAAGATGAAGGTCAACCTAGAGGATCAGGGTCGTCAGAAAGTGTCCTTCAGCTTCGCCCCGACCAAGAAGACACTGCAGAGCCCGTTCTTCATCCCTGCCAGTCCTGAAAAGGAAAAGTCTGTTGCTGAGCTTATCGCTGCCTCATCACAGTCACCCTCAGACAAAGAAGGGCAGAATACAAACAGCAAAACTGAGCAAAACCAGACACCCGTGGTGCAGACATCAATAGCAGAGACACCTTCTCCGACACCAGTCTCCTCAGCCTCCAAACCGAAAATAGACTTGCCTAAGATGCATTTCAAGAAGCAAATTCTCAGTGTCTCTGTGACTGAGGAGAATCCAACATCTGTTGTGCAAGAGGAGCCTCACTCTCCTGAATTGCAGGTTCTGCAAAAACCACCAAGTGTAACGGAATTTCCAACACCCCAGCCTCAGAATATCGTCAGTGTCTGCCCCTCTGAAAATGCTCACATTGAATCCCCTGAGACGAGGGTAACCCCTAGCCTCAAGCCACCTGCTTCCTCAGGAAAAGATGCAGAGAGTTCCAGCAGCGCTGAGCAGGATAGTAAGGTAGACAGAAGGAAAACCAGGTCCCATTCTGATAGTGCTCCCCCTGGCTCAGAATCCGATGGAGACTCAGGCAAGATGTCGTCTAGTCGCAAATCAGATGACTCCAAAAGTAGAAGAAACTCTGACAGCAGAAGCAAAGAGGTAAAAAAGTCTTCCTCTAGTTCACATgtggaggaaaaggaaaaaagttcCTCTAAGTGGTCAGAGAATCACGAAAGGTCTTCTAGTTACTCCAAATCAGACCGTGATTCTAGATACACAACCTCACGCTCATCTCGATCAGACAAAGATCGCAGAAGGTCTAGGTCTAGATCACGGTCTAGATCCAGAGGGTCTCGAACAAGTTCATCTCACTCCAGATCAGAAAGATCCCGAGGCGACAGAGGATCACGCTCCGACAGGTCATACTATCATGATTCTGATCGGAGATCACACCGGAGTTCTCCACGCAGAGAGAGGAGACGTTCTCGCTCTCGCACTGACAGAACTCGCGACAGTTCTGACTCTGAGGATGATCATAGGAAGACGAGGACAAGGACCAGTGACTCCAGTAGATTGCCCGCCCATTCAAGCTCTCATAAAGAGTCAAAATCATCTTCCTACTCAAAATCTGAGAGAGCCTGTAAATCTGCAGAGTCCCCTCACTCTTCAGAGTTGGATAAAAGAACTCAATCGTCAAAGTCTGAAAGGATTTCAAAACGACTATCAGACTCTGATTCCCAGCGCAAGTGCTCTCCTGATCCGGACTCCAATTACCGAAAATCTAGCAGCTATCAGAGATCAGAGACCAACAGCAAATCCTCTTCTTCCAGTATGCACACCCACTCTCAAACATATGAAAAACGTCAAAAAAGCAGCTCTAGTGACTCTGAGGCAGACCATAAGGGAAAATCACAGGCCTCTGACAAAAACTCTGGCCTGGAGGAGAACTGTAAAAACTCCCTAAAGAAGACCAGTAGGCCAGACTTGAAGCCGATGACACCCTCTAGATGTTCTGTGAAAACCAGCGGACATGATAGACAATCAATTGACATATTTCACAGCCCTGGCAAAGCACCTTCATGTACAAACACCACAGAATCGTGTTCTCcgagtgaaaaagaaaaatgtgattcCCAACCAGGTGAAGTTGAACATAGCAGTCAGGATTTTAAGGAGACGGTCTCATGCACTGATAAGAGTTTGCAAGAATCACCACCCACGAAatcaaaagaaacaaaatcagATCTTGAACTTGAAACCTCAGCTATAACCTCAAGTGAAAGCCTAAATGCACATACCGCCCTGGAAAACTTCACCGATGTGAAGGATAGCCTTCCCTCTAATAATCAACCACATGTGAACTCAAATGTGGCTGTGTTAAATTCATGCAGTAGTAATGATAGTATAATGTGCAGCCAGGACATGGAAGTTGTTGACTGTTCGCCAGGGCCAAAGTCCTTACTTGATACAGCTGATATACCTGTCACCCATGATGTCCAGCAGAACACTAAACCAGAGATTGTTCAAGTTTTGACAGTCGACAAGCCGTCTGGCACAAGTTTGCCGCTCATATCTGATTCATCGTGTCTTGAATCTGAGGGTCAGCTGACACTTGAAAAGCAAAATGGGGATACTGTTCACAAGAGGAGCAGTACTACCAAAAAGTCCAGATGGGATATTGTTGGGCAGGACACCCCAGAGAGCGATAATTTACAGAAGACACTTTGCACAGAGAGTAAGCCTACTGTTAAAACGGTGATCTCTGTCAAAAAAATAGAGTTTTCTAAAGACAATAGCCAACAAGACTCTGACATTAAAGATACTATTCAGCAAGAGGCTGAAACACATTCCATATTGGTTAAGCAGACTGAGATCTCTAAGCAGGAGGTCGGCTCAGACAGCACATCCGTGGCCGATAAATGCAAAGACCAAAGTGAGCCTTCACGAGCGAGCACCAGCATTGACCACTGTGACTTAAAACTGAGTGTTTCTCAAAAAGCAAACACAGATGAGCCCCTGCACGTAAATGATGCATCGCAGGCCGACAAAGCTACAAAGATGCAGAGTTGGAATGGCGATGATCATGACGAAAAATCCAAGGGCAGCGCTCACAAGAGCAAACTGAGCAAGAGAACATTACTTAATCAGGACGCATTAGGAGAACAGAGTGAGGTCAGCGATAGTGACAACTCGGAGTATGACTCCGATTGCGGCGAGGCTATAAAGCGATTGCATTCTGTGGTGGTGGTGCCAAAGAATTCTACCCTAATGGATACACATGACATGGGAGCTTCCCCACGCCGCCTAATGAATAGTTCAGAACTGCAGAACGTGATTATGGATGGAGTCCCAAATCAAGGCCCACAACAAAGGCAGGGAAGTCCTTCAGCGTTCGTGGAAACCAGTGCTGTTGTAAATGATTCATCCCATAGCAGCACGTTGTGTCAATCCCAGAGTAATATGATTGATAGCACCAGTCACTCTGAGGGTTCCAGCTCCATCAGTGCGCAGCCTTACGTGGCTGCTCATAGCGGTGCTCATGGAAGTGCCACAGATCCCGCCCACAGCCTTGATAATTCCCGACAGTGTGAGCAAGGGCACAAACAGCATAATGTAAGCAGCAGAGGTGAGAGGATGTACTCCCATTACCAACAGGACGATTTCTCCAATGCCGACAATATCAACGAAAATAATGTATTCAGCCTGGGTTGGGATTTTTCACAACCGGAACAGCAGCCCAGTAGTACATACCAGCAGCCTGATAGCAGTCATGGGCCACCGATACCAAACACTAAACTGATTGAAACCTCTCCTGAGGGACAGGAGCACAGGCAGAGTAATGCCACCTGGAACCATCAATCCCCAAACACACAGACTAGCAGACAACCCTACCTCCATGTGCATGAACGTTATCAGGATCTTGCAGGTGAAATCCATCCTGACTCCCTAACTAATGACCACGACGACTACAGTGGGGAAAAACTATCTGATCTCAGTCAAACAGCTGTCGAATGCAGTGGACTTAACACTCCTGGGTCATCAAGCTTTGTGCAAGGGCATGAAATAAGCAGCAACAGCAGGGGCCCTGCTGTGCCTGACCCCCCTAGAGAAGACAGTTTTAGACCCCACAGAGGCCGGGGCCCTCCCAAGAAAAGGCGGCCAGAGATCGAGTCAGATTCAGACAATGAGGCAGAAGCCGGACCTACAGGCAAGAGGGAGCGTCATGGAGATGCTGACGTCTCTAAGGAAACTCATGTCAAAGCTGAGGTGCAGCGTCCAACGCTCAATCTGCGAGACTTTCGAGATTCCCATAAATGGAAAGAGTTCTCCAGGTCTAAGAAGATGCCCCCTTACTTTGACTTGATTGAGGAGAACATGTACCTGACTGAGAG AAAGAAGAGCAAATCTCATCGAGATATCAAGAGAATGCAATGCGAGTGCCCAGTGCTGCCCAGAGAGGAGCGTTCAAGGGGAGTGTTAGCATGTGGGGAAGACTGTTTAAACCGGCTGCTGATGATTGAGTG ctCCTCACGGTGCCTGAATGGAGCATACTGCTCTAACCGGCGATTTCAGATGAAACAACATGCGGACTTCGAGGTTATCCTCACAGAAGACAAGGGCTGGGGTCTACGGGCAGCTAGAGAATTGTCTGC AAACACCTTTGTGCTGGAATACTGCGGGGAGGTATTGGACCACAAGGAGTTCAAAACAAGGGTGAAAGAATATGCTCGCAATAAGAACATCCACTACTACTTCATGTCTCTAAAGAATAATGAG ATCATTGATGCAACGCTGAAGGGTAATTGCTCTCGGTTTATGAACCATAGCTGTGAGCCCAACTGTGAGACCCAGAAG TGGACTGTCAATGGCCAGCTTAGAGTCGGGTTCTTCACCTCCAAGGCAGTCACTGCAGGAACTGAGCTGACGTTCGACTACCAGTTCCAGAGATATGG CAAAGAAGCACAGAAATGCTTCTGTGGAGCAGCCAGCTGCAGAGGCTTCCTGGGAGGGGAGAACAGAGTTAGTGTTCGGGCAGCTGGAGGAAAGATGAAGAAAGACCGCAGTCGAAAGAGTGCTCTCACCACG GTTGATGAGGAGCTGGAGGCGTTACTGGAGAATGGAGAAGGCCTGTATGATGAGAAACAGGTGGTGTCTCTCTGCAGACTAATGGTCCGAGTGGAAACCATGGAGCAGAAACTCATCTGCCTCAAGCTCATACAA GATACTCAAAATCCATCATGCCTGAAGCAGTTCCTGGACCATCATGGGTTGTCTTTGCTGTGGCTCTTCATGGTCGAGCTTTCTGAAGCTAAAGGCAACAGTGCCAATAACATCAAACTGCAGTTACAG ATTATGAAGACCTTGGCTGTGCTGCCTATCTCTACTAAGAACATGTTGGAGGAGAGCAGAGTCCTTACCTTCATCCAGAGATGGGCCCAGACAAAAACTCTCCCTCACCCTACAGAGATGGATGGCTACTCAAGTGAGAACACCTCCCGTGCTCAAACACCCCTCAACACTCCCGACGGCTCCTCCACCAAACTGGGACCTGAGTTGGACGGTGACACCTCCAAACCTGCTGTGTACCGCCGCCTTAAAATCATCAGTGAAAACAGTCTGGACAGCGCCCTCTCTGATGCTAGCAAAGCATCCGAtgggaaggaggaagaggaggaggacgacgatgaggaagaagatgaaTCCTCGCATGATAGCAAACAGTTGAAGGCAGAGCCGGTGTGTGAAGCCGCAGATCCGGTGTGTGAAGCCGCAGATCCAACAAAAGGAACGATGGAAGAGTCTGTGAAAGAGGAGGTTCGGGTCGaaggggagaaagaggaagagacggGGATGAGTTCAAGCAGTCAACACCAACCGCAAACTGAGGAGGTGAAAGAAAACATGGAGTTGGATTTGGAGAAGGACACCGAGGTGAAAGAGGACACGAGTGAGGCTCATACGGATGAACTTGTGGTGCCAAAAGAGCCGAGTGAAGAACAGGAGAGTGGGGAGGAGCAGACCAGTCAGGCCGTGACAGAAAAGGCTGAACCGGAAGGAGACCAGCCCGCCGTTGAAGTTCTCGAGCCAGAGAGTCAGTGCATCCAAACAGATGTTGCTGATGTTCCACCTGAGCCGCCTTCAGAGAACATGGAGGCCCAGGAAGAGACACAAGAGGCTGAGAAACCTCCTGGCAGTGAGGCTCAACCTGGTGAATCTACCACTGACGCTACTCCAAGCTCCGAGACCCCTGAAGCCAGTATGCCCACTGAGGTCACAGCGACCCCCGTGGACCCATCAGTGATAGGAACTCCTTCtcaggatgaagaggaaggtgTCTCAGATGTGGAGAGTGAGAGGAGCCAGGAGCCCCAACTCAATTCTTTGGACATTAGTGGCATGGCTGCCAGGCTTCTGGACAGCTGGAAAGATCTGAAG GAGGTGTACAGAATACCAAAGAAGAGTCAGGTGGAAAAGGAAGCAAATG ATCGCAGCCGAGATCGAGACACAGCTTTGACGCCACGCACCACTTCTGGTAGCCGAGAACGTGAAAGGGAgcgagagaaggagagggaacgTGACAGAGACCGAGATTATGACAGAGACAGGGATCGAGACTGGGACAGGGAACGGGAACGGGACCGGGACAGGGAACGGGACCGGGACAGGGACCGggacagagatagagacagagaccgAGATCGCGACCGGGACCGAGAACGcgaccgggaccgggaccgaGACCGTGATCGAGGCTCTGACAAAACTCCACAACGCAGCTCGGAGAGACGGAGGAGACGCTCCGCTTCACCCTCATCCTATGAGAGGAGCAGCCGACGCACTGAGGAACG GTTTGAGTCATCTAACAGCAGCAAGACACGGGGAGCTAGTGGCAAGGAGCGCAACAAGCTGTCCACAGAGGAGCGCAGAAAGCTGTTTGAGCAGGAAGTTGCTCAGCGGGAAGcccagaaacaacaacagcttcaacagcaacagcagcagcagcttcaaaCTATGGCTTATGACCCTGCTCTAGCCTATGCCTCCAGCCCTGGCTTCATCACCTACCCTCCTGGATATCCCATCCAGACCTTTGTGGATCCCACCAACCCCAATGCAGGCAAAGTGCTGCTACCTACCCCTGCGGTTGAGCCCGTCCTGAACTACGAAGAGACGCCTCTTATCTCAGACATGGCACtgtcctctccatcctccactTCCCAGGCCACTCCAGTCTCTAATCTCTCTCAGCACATCGCCACCCCCGACCTCACCGCTGGCAACCCTCAACAGTATGCCCAGCCCGCTGTAGCAACTCAGGACACAGGCGTAGCTGTCCTCTCTGTACCCGCCCAGGTGGCCCCTCAGGTACAGGGCCAGCAGAGCTACACTACTCTCTGGGATCCCACTACTCAGCAGGCTGTGACTGTGCAGACACAGCCCGCTCAGCAGTACGCCACAGCCCCACCACCGCCTCAGACACAGACAGCCATCTATTACCAGGGTCAGCCGTGCCAAACCATCTACAGCATCCCCACCGCCTACCCACAGGCCAACACTCCCGTCATACAA